One segment of Lachancea thermotolerans CBS 6340 chromosome E complete sequence DNA contains the following:
- the YIP4 gene encoding Yip4p (some similarities with uniprot|P53093 Saccharomyces cerevisiae YGL198W YIP4 Protein that interacts with Rab GTPases computational analysis of large- scale protein-protein interaction data suggests a possible role in vesicle-mediated transport), whose amino-acid sequence MSDLVEPDLIENDRSQSPFWPESNASPNLDGYNIDLNARAGESTRGTLDEPVFQTLKRDVLQINTRLKQVVYPHFPLPGRNADTSEISDPAAIVGNNCTDLWAPLVFTILYAVALSRTSDRFSGSFILSWAAIIAMAIHLTVTRSESVSNGPVLTYVSSAGYCLFPQVLNAVLSAVLFPLATAAIPNHAWKVRVLVLLRLFSFVTCSFWACRSSFKATAASGRTERFPLLLLQLTLGWACMVT is encoded by the coding sequence ATGTCGGATCTAGTCGAGCCTGATTTAATCGAGAACGACCGTTCTCAGTCGCCGTTCTGGCCTGAAAGCAATGCCTCCCCTAATCTCGACGGTTACAACATAGACCTTAACGCCAGGGCAGGCGAAAGCACTCGCGGGACGCTGGACGAGCCCGTGTTCCAGACACTGAAACGGGACGTGCTGCAGATTAACACACGGCTCAAACAAGTGGTCTACCCGCACTTCCCGCTCCCGGGGCGCAACGCCGATACTTCAGAAATTTCAGACCCCGCTGCTATCGTGGGCAACAATTGCACAGACCTCTGGGCGCCACTCGTATTTACGATCCTGTACGCAGTGGCCCTTTCCCGGACCTCTGACCGCTTTTCCGGGTCTTTCATTCTTTCCTGGGCGGCAATTATCGCCATGGCAATTCATTTGACCGTCACGCGTTCTGAATCGGTGTCCAACGGGCCTGTCCTGACCTACGTGTCCTCTGCAGGATACTGCCTGTTTCCTCAAGTTTTGAACGCGGTGCTGAGCGCCGTGCTTTTTCCACTCGCGACTGCTGCGATTCCTAACCACGCGTGGAAGGTCCGCGTCCTGGTCCTTTTGCGGCTTTTTTCATTCGTGAcctgctctttttgggcaTGCCGCTCGTCTTTCAAGGCCACAGCTGCCAGCGGGCGCACTGAACGTTTCCCTCTGCTGCTTCTCCAGCTGACCCTTGGTTGGGCATGCATGGTCACGTGA